A stretch of DNA from Desulfurella amilsii:
AGAGCATGTGTTTTTTTCAAGCAAAAGGGCATTTGATTTTTTTGTAAAAAAAGCAGGTATGAGTTTTTTGTGCAACAAAAAAATCTCAAGCGTTGGCAAGCAAACTGCAGATTACATAAAAAGCTATGGCTTTAGTGTAGAACACCCCCAAATTTACCGCTCAAGCGAGCTTGATTTAAAAAGAGCGCTTGTAGTTTGCCCCAAAGAGCACGGCTTGTACGATCCTAAAGCTATAGTACTAGAAGTCTACCAAACTTTAAAAAGCACAGACATTGATTATTACACATATACATGTGATTTTGATTATGCACTTTTGACAAGCCCTATGAGCTTTGAGTACTTAAGAAACGCTGGTTTTAAAGACTACTTTAAGCGCGTGAAAAAAAATATTATATGCATAGGTACCACAACACAAAAAGCAGTAGAAAAATTTGGATATTCTTGTATAATACCACAGGAGTTTACGATTGAGAGTATGTTTAAATTATTGGAGGAGCTAAATTGAACGCAAAAGAGTTGGAAGAATTTTCTTTAACACTTAGAAAGGCAATATTAATTTCTATAAACGCAGCCAGAAGTGGCCATCCTGGCGGTAGTTTAAGCTCAATCGATATACTGAATACTCTGTATTTTGGTAATGTGCTAAATATTGATCCAAAAAACCCAAATGATGAAAATCGCGATAGGTTTGTTTTATCAAAAGGTCATGCAGCGCCAGCTCTATATACCTGCCTTGCCTATAAGGGATTTTTTGATAAAGATTTATTGTATACACTAAGAAAATTGGGAAGCCCCCTGCAAGGCCACCCAGACTCAAAAAAATTAGCAGGCATTGAAGCTTCTACTGGCTCTTTGGGACACGGCATATCAAGCGCTGTGGGTATGGCACTTGCGCTAAAGCTTAAAAAAAGCACTTCGAATGTTTACTGCTTGATTGGCGATGGCGAGATGCAAGAGGGTCTTGTGTATGAAGCACTAATGTGTGCAAGCCACTATCATTTAGATAACCTGTGCGTTATTTTGGACTTCAATGGCTTGCAAATTGATGGGGCAGTAAGTGATGTTATGAATGTTAAACCCGTTAGAGAAAAATTTGAAGCATTTAGTTTTTTAACGCATGAGGTGGATGGTCATAATTATGAACAATTACTAAATGTGTTTGAAAACTTCAAAAGCACTAAAAAATCACAGCCTTTTGCAGTTATAGCCCATACAGTAAAAGGCAAAGGTGTTAGCTTTATGGAAAATAAGTATGAATACCATGGCAAGCCACCAACAGATGAAGAATTAAGTAAAGCACTTGCAGAGTTAGGAGCATAAAATGGAGTATAAGGCGAATAGAGAGGCATATGGAAAAGCACTAGTTGAAGTTGGCGTAGATAAAAACATCGTAGTTTTAGACGCAGATCTTTCCTCATCTACTAAATCTATTGACTTTAAAAAAGTCTATCCTGAACGCTTTTTTAATATAGGTATAGCTGAGCTCAACATGGTAGATATTGCAGCGGGTTTTGCGCTTGAAGGTTTTAAGGTATTTGCCTCAAGTTTTGCTGTTTTTATTACAGGCAGGGCTTTTGAGGGCGTAAGGCAGTCTATTTGTTATCAAAATCTCGATGTAGTGCTATGTGGTTCGCACGCTGGCATAAGCGTGGGTGAAGACGGTGGCTCTCACCAGGCAATATGCGACATATCTTTAATGCGCAGTTTACCCAATATGCAGGTAATTGTACCTGCTGACTACAATGAAACCTACAAAGCAGTGTTAGCTTTAAAGAAACACAAAGGTCCTTTTTATTTGCGAACTTCAAGGGAAAAATCCCTTAACTTTACAACGCATGATTTTGATATAGGCAAAGCCTATATACTAAAAGAAGGTAGTGATGCTTGCATATTTGCATGTGGTGTTGTATTGGAGCTTGCTTTAAAAGCCTCATTAGAGCTTGAAAAAGAAAATATCAATGTGGGTGTCGTGGATGTTAGCACAATCAAGCCTTTAGATGCTGACACAATCTATACGTGTGCTAAAAACTCAAAAGTGGTTTTTACTTTGGAAGAACACTCGATTATTGGTGGTCTTGGAAGTGCCATAAGTGAGTTTTTGAGTGAGAATTTACCAAAAAAGGTTATTAGGTTAGGGATTAATGATAAATTTGGCCAATCTGGCACATCGACAGATTTGTTTTGTGAGTATGGTTTTAGCGTAAAACACATAATAAGTACTATAAAAAAGAGTTTAAAAAATGATTGAGTTTGTTGATGTAAGTAAGTTTTATAGCGATAGGTGCGTTTTTTCAGACGTTAATTTTTATATAAGGGAAGGTCAACTTGTTCAAGTAAGCGGCAGTTTTGCATGTGGCAAAACAACACTATTAAAACTCATTTGTAGATTGGAGAAGCCAACATCTGGCGAAGTAAAAATTTTTGGAGAATCGCTAAACCGCATTAGATATTCAAGGTTGATGCTGCTTAGACGCCATATAGGTGTTGTGTTTGACGATTTTGGACTTATTGAGAATTTGAGCGCTTTAAGTTATCTGCGCCTTGTTACAAAATTACTAAAAAGAAAACAGTATCTAGAAGAAGCTATTGATATGTTTGGTTTGGGCAATCTGTTAAATACAAAAATATTCAATTTATCAATTTCAGAAAAGTATAGATTGGCTTTGGCTCGCATACTTGCTTTGAGAGTCCCGCTTGTGTTGCTTGATGAGCCATTTTCTTACTATAAAAATTCTCAAGAGCTAATTCCTATACTTAAAAAATTAAACGAAGATTTTAAAATGACTATTGTTTTTACAAATTTTACACCAATAGAATCAATTGATAGATTAGATATTTTTAATACATGCAATATGGGTGTGCAATGAGAAAAGATTCTACTAAGCTTGTAATAACTTTTGTTGTATTGATTTTTTTACTTATAATAAGCATTTCGGCATCTATTTTGTACACTGTTAATAATTATCTAGATGCAAGACGCTCAAATGTGCCAGTTTTTGTATTTTTTAAAGACAATGTTACAAAAGATCAGGCTATGAACTATACAAACTCGCTAAAAACATACACACCAATAAAAAGCATAAGGTTTATAGATAAATCCGCAGCTTTATCAGATATCTTATCAAAATTAAATTTGCCTAAGCGCTCACTTAGCGAAAATCCTCTTCCCTACTCATTGGAGATTTTTTTAAAACCTAAGTTTGCAGCAGATCAATCTAACATTAATTCTATAGAAAAAACACTCAAAAAAAGTGATTTGGTTGATGAAGTACGCATCCCAAAGGGTCTTTTTACAAACATCAGTCAAACTTACTCAGCTTTTAAAGAATTTTCTTATGCTTTACTTGGTGTTTTTGTATTGCTTGAAATTATTATATTAGCGCTTCTTTTAAAAATTGCATACGAGAAAAACCTCGATAGTTACAATAAATTAAAACTATTTGGTGTGAAAAGAGCAAGAATTTTCTTGATGTTTTTAAAACAAACTTTTTTATCAGGTATTTTTGCTAGCATATTAGTTATCATTATAGGTTCACTTGGTATGTTTTTTTATATAAATTATGTAAATATTGTACCTAACTATAAAAACGATATCTTGCTTTCTTTTGGCGTAAGTGGGCTAGCAAATATTATTTTATCGCTTATTATCATTACATTTTTGAGTTTATTCGTGTTTTTTATAGAAGATGAAAAAAAATAACAAAACGGAAGCGTTGTGGGAAGCGCAAAAGAAAGGTTTTTTGTGCCCTGTATCTTTAAGGGTTTTTTTAAAGAATCTTATAAGTATAGTATTTGTAGTTTTAATAATAATACATTCAAGCAGCACTGGATGGTGCGCAAGCCAAAAACAGGAACTTGAAAACAAAATAAAACAAATTAATACAACTATTTCAAATAAACAGTATCACTATAACCTTGCAGAAAGAAAATACATAGCCTACACAAATACACTAAAAGAACTAAATAACAAGTTATTGATTTTACAGAAAAAACTCAACGAAAACGAAAAAAATTTAGAAAAATTATCCACTGAGACTGAAGATTTAAACAAAAGCATACAGCAATTAACGGATAAATTAAATCAAGAAAAAGCCAAAAGCTCCAGGTCGCTTAAAGCTTATTATTACTTTTACAATGTTGAAAAATACTTTCCCGAAGGCTTATACTATGAATATATGAATAAAAAAATTGCACATTACTTGCAAGGGCGGATAAAATCTTATATGGAGCATCAAGTCTTGCTAAATGAGCAAAAAAAGGAATTGCTTGCCAAAAAGGCACAGCAGATGAGCCTAATAAAAAAGATCAACGAACAAAAAAATTCTTATGCTCAGCAGAAAAAAACAAACGCCACTTTAGCTCAAGAGGCAGCTAGATTAAAGCAAGCCTATATTAATGATATTGTTAATTTGCAGCGACAAAGAAATTATCTTCAGGTAGTTTTAAACAAGGTTATACAAGAAGAAATTAGAAAACAAGAAGAGCTAAGACGTCAAAGAGAGCTAGAAAGGGAAAGGCTATTAAAGCAAAAACAGCTTAAAAAAGCCGAAGAACTTCAAAAACAAGAAGAAGCCCAAAGCCGTATGCGATTAGAAAACCTGCACGCTGGCCTAAGACCGCCCATAGAAGGTGTCATTGTGGATAATTTCGGTGTTAAAACAAACCCTGTGTTTAATGTGCAAACACGAAACGATGGTATAGACATCAAAGCACTCAATGGTACTCCAGTAAGGGCTATTGCCAAAGGTAAGGTGGATTACGTAGGAACCCTTCCAGGTTTGGGTGGAGTGATAATTATTAATCATTTAAACGGCTACTACAGCATATATGCGCATGTTAACGTAGGGGTTTCAAAAGGCCAAATGGTTCGAGAAGGTCAAGTTATAGGACATTTAAATGGTGATATTTTGCACTTTGAGCTAAGAAAAGGCTCTGTGCCTGTAAACCCATTAAACTTTATCAATAGAAGATACTTAGGAGGTTAGGTTTATGAAAAACCGCTTTTTATTTGCAATAGGCATTATTGTTAGCCTGGTTATTATTATATGCGCAATTTTGAGTTTTCGCGTAACGCCAACGGAAGCTACATCGAATCAATATAACGATTTGAAGATGTTTTCTCAAGTATTGGCGATTGTTCAATCTCAGTATGTAGACAAAGCAAGCCCTTCTGAGCTTATAGTCAATGCTACAAAAGGCATGGTAAACTCGCTTGATCCTCACTCTGCTTTTATGACGCCTCAAGAGTACAAAGACCTACAAGTCTCAACCACAGGCGAGTTTGGAGGTATAGGTACATCAGTTACGCTAAAAGATGGTCTTATAACGGTTATAACGCCAATTGAAGGAACACCCGCTTATAAGGCTGGCATTAAAGCAGGTGATATTATACTGCAGATTAATAATAAAAGCACACTTGGTATGAGCCTAGATGAAGCGGTTAAATTACTAAGAGGCAAAGTAGGAACTCAAGTAAGGCTAGTAATTGGAAGAAAAAATGAAAAAAAACCGTTAATTTTTAACGTAAAGCGAGAAATTATACACATAAAAAGCGTTGATTATAAGGATTTAGACGGCATTGGCTATATAAGGATTATTCAATTTCAAGAAGGTACAATAAAAGCGGTGAACAACGCGTTTACTTCACTTGAGAAAAAGGGTATAAAAGGTTTAGTGATTGATTTAAGGGATAACCCAGGTGGTTTATTGACAGAAGCTATTGGCGTATCAAATCTTTTTGTAAACAAAGGCGTAATCGTTTCTATAAAGGGCAGAAACAAGAGTGACGACCAGGTATTTTACGCAAAAGATGAAAAAGTACCGCATATGCCAATTGCCGTTTTGATAAATTCTGGTACTGCTTCTGCTGCTGAGATTGTTGCAGGGTGTCTGAAGGACCACAAAACAGCTGTAATTGTAGGCACAAGGAGTTTTGGTAAAGGAAGTGTTCAAAGCATTATACCGCTTGAAGATGGATATGCTCTAAGACTTACAACGGCCAAATACTATACGCCAGATGGTCATAGCATACAGGCTGTTGGAATTGTGCCAAACGTTGAGGTAAAACCTGCAAAAGTTGAACCAGAAGACTTTGGATACGCTTTAAGGGAAGAAAATCTAATTAACCACCTAACAAGCAACGAAACATCTTATGCCAAGCCTCAAGAAGTTATACAAGAGCCCCAAACAACGCAAGATTTTCAACTTCTTACAGCTATTAACATAATTAAAGCTCAAATTGCAGAATGGCCCAAAAAATAATCAATCTGCTTAGGAAGAGCTGCTTTGTAGCGCTTTTCCTAAGCGTTTTATTTTTTAACAGCTTCTGTTTTGCTGGCACAAAGGGTAGTATCTCAATCATTATTGATGATATGGGCTATGACCATTATGTGATGCAAAAATTTTTGGAAATAGACTTACCAATAGCTTTTTCATTTATACCAGGCACACCCTTTGACTATATGTCAAATGATTTTTGCAAAAAAGGCTACACTGTTATGCTGCATATGCCTAGTGAATCTCTCAATAAAAGATTAAATGATTATGCGCTTTTGCTTAAAGTATCTGACTCTAAAGAAGAAATTTTGAATAAGTTAAACAAAGCCTTGAAAAGCGTGCCTTGTGCCACAGGTTTTAATAACCATATGGGTTCAAGATTTTTACAAAGTGAAAAGAAAATGAGCGATACTATGGAATTTTTAAAACAACACAACCTATTTTTTGTAGATAGCCTAACGTGCGCCAACAGCGTGGGTTATAAGCTAGCCTGCAAGCATCATGTTGATTATGCTGTACGCGATATGTTTATTGATAACAAAAAGCGCTTTAATTACGTTAAGCAAAACCTAATGACTGCGATTAAACTCGCAAAACAAGGCAAAAATGTCATACTTATTGGCCACGACAATATCGTTGACTATGAGGCAATTATTCACTTAAAGGGTAAACTAAAACCCTACCTTAGGGATATCAAGGAAAATTTAAGACAATGTCAGTAGTTATTTTGGCATTTGATACTTCCTGTGATGATACTTCAGCAGCCGTTTTGGGCGAAAACGAGGAGTCAAGCGTAGTTATCTCCCAAAATTTTATACACAAGCCTTTTGGCGGTATAATGCCTGAGATGGCAGCAAGAACGCATTTTGAAAATATTGATGAAGTTGCAAGAAAGGCTCTCAAAGAAGCCCAATGTAGCATAAAAGATGTAACACATATTGCAGCTACAATTGGACCTGGTTTGCTGCCGTCTCTACTTATTGGTGTGAGTTTTGCAAAAGGCTTGGCGTATAGGTATGGTCTGCCATTGATACCGATAAACCACATAGAAGGCCATATTTTTGCAAACTTCATAGAAAAGAATGTAGACTTTCCATTTATTGTGTTGATTGTTTCTGGTGCACATACGCATTTGTATCTGGTAGAAAGCATTGACAAGTACAAGCTGCTTGGAAAAACGCTTGATGATGCGGTAGGCGAAGCGTTTGATAAGGTTGCAAGACTGCTTAACCTAGAATATCCTGGTGGTCCTATTATTGACAAATTGTCAAAAAGTGGTAATCCCTATAGTTTTAAAGTTCCAAAAGGCCTATCAAAAAAAAATACGATTAACTTTAGCTTTAGTGGTGTTAAAACACATGTCAAAAACCTTGTTGAAAAATCTGGTGAATTGTCAAAAACTTTTGTTTGTGATCTAGCAGCTTCTTTTCAACGCTCTTGCGTAGAAATTTTGTGCGAAAAAACACTCATGGCTCTAAAAAAATACAGTAT
This window harbors:
- a CDS encoding uroporphyrinogen-III synthase, yielding MYRIHKSSNFVNIEIDCNLSLEFFPDLKKTSFFESTVPRKFLLKACNKTKEINQAQVIISATMNCLQTKPKVLFCANKDDLIKYTIKYEDRYDICPVNVFEFKPLDFELPKFDVEHVFFSSKRAFDFFVKKAGMSFLCNKKISSVGKQTADYIKSYGFSVEHPQIYRSSELDLKRALVVCPKEHGLYDPKAIVLEVYQTLKSTDIDYYTYTCDFDYALLTSPMSFEYLRNAGFKDYFKRVKKNIICIGTTTQKAVEKFGYSCIIPQEFTIESMFKLLEELN
- a CDS encoding transketolase, coding for MNAKELEEFSLTLRKAILISINAARSGHPGGSLSSIDILNTLYFGNVLNIDPKNPNDENRDRFVLSKGHAAPALYTCLAYKGFFDKDLLYTLRKLGSPLQGHPDSKKLAGIEASTGSLGHGISSAVGMALALKLKKSTSNVYCLIGDGEMQEGLVYEALMCASHYHLDNLCVILDFNGLQIDGAVSDVMNVKPVREKFEAFSFLTHEVDGHNYEQLLNVFENFKSTKKSQPFAVIAHTVKGKGVSFMENKYEYHGKPPTDEELSKALAELGA
- a CDS encoding transketolase family protein translates to MEYKANREAYGKALVEVGVDKNIVVLDADLSSSTKSIDFKKVYPERFFNIGIAELNMVDIAAGFALEGFKVFASSFAVFITGRAFEGVRQSICYQNLDVVLCGSHAGISVGEDGGSHQAICDISLMRSLPNMQVIVPADYNETYKAVLALKKHKGPFYLRTSREKSLNFTTHDFDIGKAYILKEGSDACIFACGVVLELALKASLELEKENINVGVVDVSTIKPLDADTIYTCAKNSKVVFTLEEHSIIGGLGSAISEFLSENLPKKVIRLGINDKFGQSGTSTDLFCEYGFSVKHIISTIKKSLKND
- a CDS encoding ATP-binding cassette domain-containing protein, which codes for MIEFVDVSKFYSDRCVFSDVNFYIREGQLVQVSGSFACGKTTLLKLICRLEKPTSGEVKIFGESLNRIRYSRLMLLRRHIGVVFDDFGLIENLSALSYLRLVTKLLKRKQYLEEAIDMFGLGNLLNTKIFNLSISEKYRLALARILALRVPLVLLDEPFSYYKNSQELIPILKKLNEDFKMTIVFTNFTPIESIDRLDIFNTCNMGVQ
- a CDS encoding cell division protein FtsX — its product is MRKDSTKLVITFVVLIFLLIISISASILYTVNNYLDARRSNVPVFVFFKDNVTKDQAMNYTNSLKTYTPIKSIRFIDKSAALSDILSKLNLPKRSLSENPLPYSLEIFLKPKFAADQSNINSIEKTLKKSDLVDEVRIPKGLFTNISQTYSAFKEFSYALLGVFVLLEIIILALLLKIAYEKNLDSYNKLKLFGVKRARIFLMFLKQTFLSGIFASILVIIIGSLGMFFYINYVNIVPNYKNDILLSFGVSGLANIILSLIIITFLSLFVFFIEDEKK
- a CDS encoding murein hydrolase activator EnvC family protein, which gives rise to MKKNNKTEALWEAQKKGFLCPVSLRVFLKNLISIVFVVLIIIHSSSTGWCASQKQELENKIKQINTTISNKQYHYNLAERKYIAYTNTLKELNNKLLILQKKLNENEKNLEKLSTETEDLNKSIQQLTDKLNQEKAKSSRSLKAYYYFYNVEKYFPEGLYYEYMNKKIAHYLQGRIKSYMEHQVLLNEQKKELLAKKAQQMSLIKKINEQKNSYAQQKKTNATLAQEAARLKQAYINDIVNLQRQRNYLQVVLNKVIQEEIRKQEELRRQRELERERLLKQKQLKKAEELQKQEEAQSRMRLENLHAGLRPPIEGVIVDNFGVKTNPVFNVQTRNDGIDIKALNGTPVRAIAKGKVDYVGTLPGLGGVIIINHLNGYYSIYAHVNVGVSKGQMVREGQVIGHLNGDILHFELRKGSVPVNPLNFINRRYLGG
- a CDS encoding S41 family peptidase — its product is MKNRFLFAIGIIVSLVIIICAILSFRVTPTEATSNQYNDLKMFSQVLAIVQSQYVDKASPSELIVNATKGMVNSLDPHSAFMTPQEYKDLQVSTTGEFGGIGTSVTLKDGLITVITPIEGTPAYKAGIKAGDIILQINNKSTLGMSLDEAVKLLRGKVGTQVRLVIGRKNEKKPLIFNVKREIIHIKSVDYKDLDGIGYIRIIQFQEGTIKAVNNAFTSLEKKGIKGLVIDLRDNPGGLLTEAIGVSNLFVNKGVIVSIKGRNKSDDQVFYAKDEKVPHMPIAVLINSGTASAAEIVAGCLKDHKTAVIVGTRSFGKGSVQSIIPLEDGYALRLTTAKYYTPDGHSIQAVGIVPNVEVKPAKVEPEDFGYALREENLINHLTSNETSYAKPQEVIQEPQTTQDFQLLTAINIIKAQIAEWPKK
- a CDS encoding divergent polysaccharide deacetylase family protein; this translates as MAQKIINLLRKSCFVALFLSVLFFNSFCFAGTKGSISIIIDDMGYDHYVMQKFLEIDLPIAFSFIPGTPFDYMSNDFCKKGYTVMLHMPSESLNKRLNDYALLLKVSDSKEEILNKLNKALKSVPCATGFNNHMGSRFLQSEKKMSDTMEFLKQHNLFFVDSLTCANSVGYKLACKHHVDYAVRDMFIDNKKRFNYVKQNLMTAIKLAKQGKNVILIGHDNIVDYEAIIHLKGKLKPYLRDIKENLRQCQ
- the tsaD gene encoding tRNA (adenosine(37)-N6)-threonylcarbamoyltransferase complex transferase subunit TsaD, with protein sequence MSVVILAFDTSCDDTSAAVLGENEESSVVISQNFIHKPFGGIMPEMAARTHFENIDEVARKALKEAQCSIKDVTHIAATIGPGLLPSLLIGVSFAKGLAYRYGLPLIPINHIEGHIFANFIEKNVDFPFIVLIVSGAHTHLYLVESIDKYKLLGKTLDDAVGEAFDKVARLLNLEYPGGPIIDKLSKSGNPYSFKVPKGLSKKNTINFSFSGVKTHVKNLVEKSGELSKTFVCDLAASFQRSCVEILCEKTLMALKKYSINRLVLAGGVSANSLLREHMSLLSKDIGFELFLPPLSLCTDNALMIAKAAQFKLDLATFDLDSIDANPSLSLEEHLN